One window of Paludibacter propionicigenes WB4 genomic DNA carries:
- a CDS encoding helix-turn-helix domain-containing protein, which produces MENTSPYYQLAHDFALFTNRSIFLTGKAGTGKTTFLHNLKKETQKQIAVVAPTGVAAINAGGTTMHSFFQLPFTPFIPTPEGRRNLIEKMKMQGNRRKVLQELELLVIDEISMVRADVLDSVDTILRHVRYRNNEPFGGVQVIFIGDMFQLSPVASDDEWRMLSQYYSSPYFFHSQAIMQQQPVYIELDKIFRQTNADFIRILNEVRNNCLTDTSLKLLQSRYNPLFVPPADDTYITLTTHNYKADQINAEELSKIKGRIYTLEATIEGEYPDKSYPTEKALELKIGAKVMFLKNDTETPRRFFNGKIGVVESVSDDFIEIKCPDDVDSIELKKAVWENIRYSTNPVTKQIEEHELGKFIQYPLRLAWAITIHKSQGLTFDKAVIDAGAAFASGQVYVALSRCRSLEGMVLLSKINPNSIQNDRQIVEHERNKLPVEDLEIQLNASRNMYRNFILMQLFDFKNALGQISRLIAETSEVKSSFNDETMDYLNDLLRQTQGLQEVALKFQNQLVTIMDQYPVDEEHLQSRITAAIGFFIPKMNNLQETLRQSPAVTDSKLHAADYNDGIQMVFSNIAQKSYLQKGLKMRFTVEDYFTLKNTFILPEFSVNTYAKTSSKQKLTTRQPELYRKLMLLRNHICEPNDLPIYLVAGSQTLNEMSDYLPQNEKDLLRINGFGPAKVEKYGKAFLDVILSYCKENNLSSLMDEKEKTKEKKEKKPVGETMRMSLAMYKDGKTIDEIAFTRNLNKTTIVGHLEKYVITGELDINDFITAEKREKASELIRKGAETGSIYEMLNVFLDYTEVKMFMAWLKSGKK; this is translated from the coding sequence AAACTCAAAAACAAATAGCGGTAGTGGCTCCCACGGGTGTTGCCGCCATCAATGCGGGTGGAACTACCATGCACTCGTTTTTTCAGCTGCCTTTCACACCTTTTATTCCTACTCCCGAAGGACGCCGAAACCTGATAGAGAAGATGAAAATGCAGGGAAACAGACGTAAGGTGTTGCAAGAGCTGGAACTGCTAGTTATCGATGAAATAAGTATGGTGCGGGCCGATGTACTCGATTCGGTAGATACCATACTGCGCCATGTGCGATACCGCAATAATGAACCTTTCGGAGGTGTTCAGGTGATATTTATTGGCGATATGTTTCAACTTTCGCCCGTTGCATCGGACGATGAATGGCGCATGCTGAGTCAGTATTATTCTAGTCCGTATTTTTTCCACAGTCAGGCCATCATGCAGCAGCAACCGGTTTACATCGAACTTGACAAAATTTTCCGTCAGACGAATGCCGATTTTATCAGAATACTGAATGAGGTTCGAAACAACTGCTTGACCGACACCAGTCTGAAGTTACTTCAGAGCCGTTATAATCCGTTGTTTGTACCACCTGCCGATGATACTTACATAACGCTGACTACGCACAATTACAAAGCCGATCAGATAAACGCCGAAGAACTAAGCAAGATAAAAGGCAGAATCTATACTCTCGAAGCCACCATCGAAGGCGAATATCCGGACAAAAGCTATCCTACAGAAAAAGCGCTGGAACTAAAGATTGGTGCCAAAGTGATGTTTCTGAAGAACGATACGGAAACACCCCGACGCTTTTTTAATGGAAAAATCGGAGTGGTAGAGAGCGTGAGCGATGATTTTATTGAAATAAAATGCCCTGATGATGTTGATAGCATTGAGCTGAAAAAAGCAGTATGGGAAAACATTCGTTACAGCACCAATCCCGTCACCAAGCAAATAGAAGAACATGAACTGGGCAAATTTATCCAATATCCCCTCCGACTGGCGTGGGCTATCACCATTCACAAAAGTCAGGGATTGACATTTGACAAAGCTGTAATCGATGCCGGAGCTGCTTTTGCATCGGGTCAGGTATACGTGGCGCTCAGTCGTTGTCGGTCGTTGGAAGGCATGGTGTTACTCAGCAAGATAAACCCGAACAGCATACAGAATGATCGTCAGATAGTAGAGCACGAACGGAATAAACTGCCGGTTGAAGATCTTGAAATACAGCTTAATGCATCCAGAAATATGTATCGGAACTTTATCCTGATGCAGCTTTTTGATTTTAAAAATGCGTTGGGGCAAATCTCGCGATTAATTGCCGAAACTTCCGAGGTCAAATCTTCATTTAATGACGAAACGATGGATTACCTCAATGATTTGCTTCGTCAGACGCAAGGATTACAGGAAGTAGCTCTGAAGTTTCAAAACCAGCTGGTGACAATCATGGATCAATATCCGGTGGACGAAGAACATTTGCAGAGTCGCATTACGGCTGCCATAGGTTTTTTCATTCCGAAAATGAATAATCTGCAGGAAACCCTGCGTCAATCGCCTGCGGTTACAGACAGCAAGCTGCATGCTGCCGATTACAATGATGGGATTCAGATGGTTTTCTCCAATATCGCTCAAAAAAGCTATTTACAGAAAGGTTTGAAGATGCGGTTTACGGTAGAAGATTATTTTACACTGAAGAATACATTTATTTTGCCTGAATTTAGCGTAAATACCTATGCTAAAACCAGTTCAAAACAAAAGCTCACTACGCGACAACCGGAGTTATACCGAAAGTTAATGCTACTTCGCAATCATATTTGTGAACCGAATGATTTACCCATTTACCTGGTGGCCGGAAGTCAGACGCTAAATGAAATGTCGGATTATCTGCCTCAAAACGAAAAAGATTTACTTCGGATAAACGGCTTTGGACCTGCCAAAGTAGAGAAATATGGCAAGGCTTTTTTGGATGTAATTCTCTCCTACTGTAAAGAAAACAATCTTTCGTCGCTAATGGACGAAAAGGAAAAGACGAAGGAGAAAAAAGAGAAAAAACCGGTGGGTGAAACTATGCGTATGTCTCTGGCAATGTACAAGGACGGCAAAACAATTGACGAAATAGCTTTTACCCGCAATTTAAATAAAACCACCATTGTAGGTCATTTGGAAAAATACGTTATCACAGGCGAACTGGATATAAATGACTTTATTACAGCCGAAAAACGCGAGAAAGCCTCGGAACTCATTCGCAAAGGCGCTGAAACCGGTTCTATCTACGAAATGCTGAATGTATTTCTGGATTACACCGAGGTGAAAATGTTTATGGCCTGGCTAAAGAGTGGAAAGAAATAA